A stretch of DNA from Poecilia reticulata strain Guanapo linkage group LG18, Guppy_female_1.0+MT, whole genome shotgun sequence:
TTTTTATATCAGTTATTTGTGCTACAGAATAGCACtttatgcctggaaaatacataatactgcccctttaaatacactaaactttttgtttgtaaagattaaaaaacctaaaacacttcaaggggtgtgaatacttttgaaagtaTCAGGTTTTTGATGTTGGTTTGAATATTGTCtctgtattttgttgtttttcagtggcCCACATCCTAACAGAGATGAAGAAACTGATCAGGTCACAAATAGATCCGTTTCATGGTGtaagcagacagaaaatgttcttttttcagCTCTTGCTTGTACTACAGCTGAACACTAAGTAAAGTTGCGGACTGCCATGCTTTTCTTCTAGAGTagaaaacaaaggaagagaTGGCAACATGGGCATATAAACCTCCACATTTAAGACTAGCTGATAAAAACCATGACTATTTCGAATGGCTAGTGTAAAAAAATTCATATGCTTTGTTCCTATTAAAGACAATCTGTAAAATAGTTGTGCACTCTATCAAAAacatcccccccccctcttttagtttaaactttattggtggatttcagtaaaaacattttggaagcTGTGAGTCTCCAAGGTGGTTGTATTTGACGACAGAAGCAGTAAAGGTGAAAGGactctgccttttttttattccccccctCATCTTTCCCTTTTACTTTTAGCTCTTTTATCTACTTTGGTCAATCGAAGATATTTCcatgaccactagatggcactgcGAGTCCACCGGAGCGTAGAGGTGATTGTACATTCCTTCATCTCTGTTCTCTCAGGGAAAACTTTCACTGCAGCCGTTATGAAGAGTCTCCTCTGTAGACTCCGTCAGCTGAGCAGTGTGAAAAGGTTCAGCCAGTCAAGCTTGACTGTTTCAGATGTGTATTTGGTTGAGTTTGCTCGGACCGTGTCTTCGCTCTCTGCGAGGGCTCCAAGTCACAGTTGGACTCCGTGGGGGGCCCGCTTGGCTCTGTAACCCGCATCAGTGGGACTCCAGGAGGGGCCGCCTGACTTCATACCAGGTTAACAGCGAGTCCCACTTCACTTTGTCCCTTGCCTCGCTCGATACCTCAGTCTCCATGAAATGCAACACAAGGTTTGGTTGATGAACACATCAACCCCACAGGTCAAAACCTGAGCTTCACGGTATGAGACCGAACGTTTTGGCGAAGCTGACGGCAAACGTGTTTGGAATGTTGAGGGTTATTTTTCTCTTCGACGCCTTTCCGCCCTCTGCTTCTGTGACGTCCGGATAGAGCTGGTGCACTTCAGCAGCTCTCCACGTAACAGCCCCCGGGTGAGGAGGTTGGAGTCGGAGCAAAAGGGGGGCGAGCATGCAGTCACACGCTGCTTGTGTGTTCTCTGGGGGGAGGGTAGCTGATGAGCGACAGCTCCTGCTCAATCTCCGTTTCTGGCTCCGTTTCTGAAAGCGTGCCGGCGTTGTGGCATTCCGACAGGCTCTGCGACACTAATCCGATTTGCGTCCCGTCGTCTGTCGTGTCCTCCGGGTCTACCGTCAGCCTCCCGTTGTCTCCCCTGCTGCCGTTGCGACAGTTACTGTTGCGGTCCACCCCTGCTTTGTCGTGGCCGCCCATCAACAGAGGGGTGACGGCGTGCGACGGGCACTGCTGGGGCGTGAGGAGGGTTTTGCCACCCTGTCCCGCCGCGTTAGCCCCGGCTTTGTACTGGCACCTGATGTAGTTGGAGAAAGCTCTCCTGTAGGTCTTGTTGAAGAGGGTGTAGACCAGAGGGTTGACCCCGGAGGAGATGTAACCCACCCAGACAAAGACGTTCAGGAGATCGTGGAGCAGCGACTCGTTGCAAGAGTCGTGGCACAGGACAAAGGTGACGTTGGTGATGAAGAACGGACACCACATGacaaggaagaggaagaagacaaTTCCCAGGACCTGAAGCAAAAGTGAGGGGAGAAGTTagtattttaacaaaaagacaaaatgtggttttaatgttCCTCCAGGTTGGCgatccacacacaaacacacacaacgcGTTCATCAAACACATGATCGTTGTTGGTTGTTTCAGCAGTGAACTTGAGTCAGGATGGCAAAAACAGTGATGGTCTGCCTACTGTTAGCTTTCTGCGGCTACGTTTCTATTATAAATGagcacaaaactttgttgatttACTAATGttgattcaaacaaaaaaacaaaaaatgcaactgctgtgtttcaaaaacacaactaaaattGCACATGAATTAAGTATGTTCATGCGACAAGTCATTAGAAAACATGACACGCCATCAACCTCCTATCCCCAGTGGTAGGTTTTCGAGTGGTCTCTGACCGCTTGACCCATACATACATTCGCACCGTGCCAGACTTCACTTTAACTGAACCGAAACTGaggtttgtaggcagaccagagtttgcaTCCACATCTCCCAAAGCAAACTGGACTTCACCTAGACAAATGAACTAAAGTTCAATTAAAGCGGATTAAACAAGGtttaaaaagcagcttaaaGACCTTCTCATTCCAAGAAGCTTTGAGTTACACTTGATTTTACTGCAGTTTGTTTCCTCTATTCTGAATTGCTGTGTACTTTGTTGGATTTACCCTTTTTGAGAAGAACTTTGTGACCACGgcggtcataatgttatgcctagTTGGCTGTAGGTGTATGAGCTTTTTTGCCTCTTTGTCATTAAAGAGGAATTTGAATTCCGTCACCGCTCTGCTCGACTCTGGCAGCACTCCAAGCTTCCTGACAGGATTTGATAGCATGCGACGTGAACTGCACTGAAtattctggaagaaaaatgtcTAAGTCCACTGTTGGGAAACGTCCGCGTCAGAAAAATTCACCCATCCTGGTTTTACAGAATGACACAGATATTCGGTGTCAGAGGCGGCTGCGGCGGACGAAAGGGATTGTGACCGCAGAAGCTCAAGGTTCGTTGTAGCTGGAGTTTTTATTTAGCTTGCCTCACTGCAGCAGACATTTCCACATCACcgaagacaacaacaaaaacatgtcatgtttttaagaaatttgaacagtttttcttGACATAAAAGCTCATCGCTGgggtgtgtaacttttataaaacatttttataattatatatCGTTGTTTAAActgccaggaggagggtcttggcgctgtcaatTATGCTCATGTacgtgctgctaaatgtgctaatggtggagaaacaacgataagttgtttctccaccattaggaaaacagtttttttgaaAGACGTTCCATCTCACATTCACTTCCAGGATTTACTAGAACTTTAAACACCTTGTGGATCTTTGTAGATAATTGCTCTTTGTAATTtggttttcttatttctttgaATATTGATCTTGTTTATATCAATTTATGTCTTACCATATACTGTCCAGTcctttgtattttgtttgttcttgcGTTCTGCTTTTGTGACACTCTGATCAGTGTTGGTGTTCCCGACCCAAGGTGGTTAAgcttctggattttctttgtttctggaTCCTTCTGTCACCCTGTCTGTTCGCGTCCTTGTTCCACATCCTGCATTTGCTCCTGTCACTTCCTTATTTCActgagtttttccattttcactgATATTTTGTGTCTCtatttgtgtcatttaaacTATAAAAATTATAGTTGTTGgggcaaaagaaaaacccaatCAAGAGTCTCTGGATATTATTTGCCAGTTTGTGGGTACAATACTACgtataaaaaacaatacaattatCAGAATAGTCAAGATGTAAAGAATAAAGTCGTAGGAGAATATGTCATAACATTATGCCATATTGTCATagtattatgaaaataaagtaatttctctgaattttacgactttattctcataactttattattcttgtatgactttattcttgtaacacattttttatttaggcTGGCCTTAATAATCTAtcatacaaaacaaacaaggaaaaaagagaaaagtattCATTCGTGTTTATTGTCCTGCCAATCCTCGCTTCTAGCTGCAGCTTCCCTTCTCACCTTGGAGGCCCGCCTCTCGTTCTTTATGGCCTGCATCATCCCTCGTCTCCCATGGCAACCCGAGGCATCGCTCCGGCCTGGCCCGGCGGCCGGAGAGCTGAGCTGCGATGCGGCCTCGGAGCTGGGAATGATGCTGAGGCTGTCCGAGGTGGAGGCGCTGAGCAGAATGCTGGGCTCCGGGCCCTTCAGGCAGCTCAGCGTGTTCCGTCTGCCCTGGAGGGGCGGCGGCTTCAGTTCTGttcaggagaaaaacacagaaaatacaagGATCTGTAGGGCTTAAGGGGAGAAAAGGGGAAACTATGCATTCAATATGCATTCAATACAGTAATTAATTACGGgaattaaccctttcatgcatagtggtcactgcgtttatgttataaatgcacacagaccactgaagtggacactaactcatcataaaatacacaatCAACTACTGACCATCAGCTGCAAACGcaagaagttattttttgttaaatccaatatggccgacagacaaagaAGCATGccgaccgacccggtccctccttctactgtagacgactcttggaggtaaaaaaaatattgtgacatcagataacccctaaagaacaacactactgatgtatttttcaaataacaactttgtatttggagaaaattacaattgatcacctaaaaacaataaaaaaaaataaattttcctacctttttttatgccttgagaaaaaaaaaatcctgacacaaaggatcataattcatgcatgaaagggttaatcgTTCAGTTACCAAGAAACTAGTTGCATGTCTTACTACTGGTGTGAAAATCTAACATTTTCAGTTGCTTTCAGTTGGGGAAAgatataagttttattttacacatataaaacttttttttttccttcacgtcaaaagtcaatatttaatttttcttttaagaaagtACAGCtaatttaaaggggcagtattaaacattttccagacatgtggtgccattttatagcacaatcaagtaactacgaGACACTCAGCttatataaaaatgctgcatatatcaaatatgacttcataAGTCATATTGAAAtggggcctctgtctctttaaaaactcctgctctttctggtGGTCtttacaacatggctcctctattaaccctttaacgtttttaccagtccatctgctgagcagcagctcagcagaTGGACTGCCCAtctgctgagcagcagctcagcagatgggcagttccaccaggtgtttgctaattgctgctgactagtctgaaggagttgagtaGGGGAATTCATGGGGGTGGACTTCTCTGTGGTGGAAGCTTGAaatttggaaactgcagctaggaggaggagcttcgtcctcgaaggcggagctcgGTCCACCCTGGTGGTCTGTAACGCAGCTACTtgattgtgatataaaatgccaccatgtgcctggaaaatacacaacactgcccctttaaaagacaaataacACACAGTTGATCTATGTCCAGACTTTATGTTGTGATCAGTGGTTACCTTGCGAGTTTGGAGGGGAAAGAGTGTTGATTTGTGGAAGGTGGAAGGGGCTCGGTGGAGGCTGCAGTGTGATTGCTGGTGCGCTCAAAGGCTGCTGGGAAGAAGACTTGGCTTCATACAGGAAGACCGTGGCCTGCCTCTGGAGAACCTACGGAGGATCAGACAGGACGATGAGGAGACATAGGAGCACAGAAACCTGGGTTTGAAGGACTACAGGCACGACGCGTCGGCTCCTGAACCGCTTACCTGTATGGTGAGGCAGTAAGTCACCACCATGATGACAAGCGGGATGAAGAAGGCCACAAAAGAACCAATCAGCATGAAGCGCTCTTCGTTGAGGACACAGCTGCCATTGACAAAAACCTTGTCCTCGTTGTGGAGACCGATCACCGGGATGGGCATCGACACGCCTGGAGAGAAACGGAGCAGGAAGAGGATGTTTAAGATTTTACTGCTACACACTAGTTTTGTCTTTAGTCAGACGTCACTTCTTgtcaaagcagattttaaagtaaatttatttgGTCTTTTTCCAGATCAATCATGTATAGGCTACTAATTTGACCATATATGTGCCTCAATATGTTGTTTCCAAGactatttatacatttttatactatacatttttttacgtaaaatcttaccaagtatttttggtctagtttctagtgtaaatatctcaaCACActtaagataaaactaacttttcatcaagttagttttgattttaagtaaataattacttaatgtTGAAGTAATCTgccaaagacattttaattcataacatgggcagattatttcacctctAGTTAATACTTTTTCACCAAACAAGCCTATATATTGtacttaaaagttacttgtaagttagttttgtcccaTTTCAAGGgtactaagatatttaaactatgaactaaaccaaaaatacttggtaagattttgtgcttttacacaaaaaaaatgtcaacaaaaacacaaattcattcTAGGTAAAAGGAGCAGCACCATGAAAACATCTATTGCTTTAAGTACGATGTTTTCTCTATGTACTGAGGCACACTTCATTCAAAGGCCACGGATCAAACTCGACTATTGTGGAGTCTGTTCTGAACCAAGTGATCTGTACTGACAACAGTGCAATCATACGATGGAGGCTTTCCAACACTGATAAGTAACCAAACTGTGAGAAATTACAGACAAGTGGGGAATGCTGAAGTAGTGTGCAGAGATTTGAAAGTCAAATTTTTGGCTGCCTGCTGCTGCCAAAACGACACTGCTGGTCCAAAATCAGACGATTTAGCATTCAAAGGCGGATGGAGGGAATGTCAATCCTAGTCAAAGctttaaacagataaatattgtgtttttcatgtCGAATGCCTAAGCTGTATTCCTTCAGTACTGTCTAATGCATGCATAAAGTTTTACGATGGCACTGGAGCATTTCAAAGACCAGGAGTCAACTGATCAACCATCCACTGTCTAAACCTGCTTGTCCATGGAGTGTTACTGGgggaatttaaagtgacaacgTAGCCTTAAAATCATGTGTTTGGACTGTGCAAGAAAAGCACGCCGTCTCCGTGCAGAGCGTCGGTCACATAATGAGatatcatttgaaaaaaaaaaaaaaatagtcaaagtctgaaaaagCAATGGATGAGTTCAGGGTTACGGTGAAGATATTAATTAAATGCACCATGGTTATGCACGCACATAAACCAatggaaagcaaagaaaaagcaacaactcaaagttttgctaatttttttttctgtttgcgtACAAAAAAGACGACGATTTACTGCAGCAGCTTGGGTGTTAACCAGAAAATCAGAAGTTGCTTGGAGAAATCCAACGAACATTTCAGACTGCTGGGAGAGTGAATGAGGTAAAGTGTAAAAGATTCATCCCCAGTTACAGCAAACGCATAACGGTCGTGTTCCTGGAAGGACCACTTGCCAGCTGGAGAAGTTTGGCCAGCTGCTAGTTGGTCCAACTAGCAGCTGGTCCAACTAGCAGCTGGCTAGTTGGTTGTGACATATTAAGTTGTCTTATAGGGTCAGTACAGCTTTTTCTTTGGCTTTAGAAGCAAATATTTCCTTAACTCGGGCTATCTTTGATATTCagtcaatttattaaaaatctaagtgagaccaaaaaaacaaacaaaaaaatttaattttgtatcACTATTGTAGCATTTTGTCTTATTACTGAATTAGCAAAGATAATTTTCTATCCACAAAGACCAcagataaaatataataaaggtTACAGTAATTGTTTGCTGTGCTGGTAGGTTCTTGTCAACGAAACATGAGATGCTTTGCTAGTTAACTTCTTGTTAGCCACGTTTCAAACAGTCCGATTTAATAAAACGTCATATCTGTTGAgctattcaataaaataaaagaagtgtGTAAAgcgacattttttaaataaaaatgtatgtgtaaTGTTGCTATAGTTGTAACATTTTATAAGAGCTAAATCTGACCAAATTAGCCTATTAGCAAAGCTTACTAATTTGGAAACATGCTCATACGTTTTAGCtcatcatataaaataaatgaaacaaaaacggCTTCCACAAcatattaaagttaaaaacaccTATTTGTGTCATAATAACCAAGTAATGACCacaaaaatgaagagaaaacacaatATCATTTCCTCTAATAACAACCCAAACATATTTGTTGTTCTAACCATTAGGCTGTGAAGTCTCtatatttctgtaaatgaaagtaaatattCATAACATATGGCAAAATAACACATTAAGCAGATAATGAGAGCCGCACCTGTAATAAATCAACAAGCTGTTAGAGTTTTTATAATGTATTAGAGTTTAATGGATGTTCGTGAAGGTGCATTTTTGCTGCTGGGGGACAGCGCTGATAAAAGACTGCAGTAAGAACAAGCCTTTGAAGCCCCAGTGGGCTTTTTGACCTCTGATAATAACACTGACTAATGTGCCTGGTCTGATTTGAAAGGGTTTCTTGTGTGGTTGAAAATATCTGGCTGATCTGAGAAACAAAGGAACACCTcagtgagaaggaaaaaaaaatctcctgagGGTGAGAGCTACACAGCAGGTCATGCTAGTCCTTGAGCTGAATCATGCTTCATGTGAGGGCAGGTAAGGGCAAAGGAGCATTGTTTGCTCCGGCACTGCTCCTGACCCAGCCGGCACGAACATGCAATTCAAATTTACAAGCATCCTATTCCCTGCGCACTTGCATGGGCAAAAACCTCCCGGGTTTATAGACACATTACATGTTATTGTTTGCATATGGAAAGTTCACACACCTGCACAACGTTGGAGGGCAAATGATCAATATTTTAGCTGCTATCAATACCCGCTCCTGATTTAACACAACTctgctgacaaaataaaacctggacATATAGGCAAGGGCGCCATATAGGGGGGAGAAGTTAGGACaaggtttttttgttaatagaaatagaaaaaactgGGGTCCTGTCAATtataaaattaatcatattgtgtttttaaaattgtttttagcagtaaaaatttaatttgatccctcccagaccaaaaagcaCACATCCATATTTTCACTGAACACCCCCCCCCcggatctgcatgaaatggtttgttcctgcttaGCACTCCTGACAACGTGTTCAGCAGCAGTTAGAAGACAGTTAGAagactgtggcagttactatgctgcctagaaaaaaaatagagtcaagttttcaaaaaaatagagagataaaaagacaagagtgtctatttgtaacccagtttttcctccaagagctgagtagactgtgtgagattatcaaccatttagcataatcagcttagctacagactgtttgcctccatttcactagcatttaatgaggaaaacaaaataccaacatattcatatatttaacttgttcctgtaccttttaccacactTAAGAGaggagtcagtcagcagcagctctaaccccgATACCAGCATAGCCTAACTCCTGTCCCAAGTGTTAAAAGTAACACTGTGTTCAGTGACAACCTAGTTAGCATCATTCCAGGGAATCCATAGGGATTTCTctgtctttgctctttttacaattacacaacagaaacaatgtatttattactggcagaaattcaaacaatctttatacaatgacaataaaaaacagcCTCGTGTCTGGACTGCAGCCAGTCCACACAGTTTTACCTTAACttgcatttaaattacagaTACGTATCTGTtgccacgtccctcctgacccgtcctctcctATGTGAAATTTAAGCTGCAGTATgccacttttatataaatattttttacatatttgttaaaagtgtcaCTGTGTTGTGAAAGTATGGCATGAGAGATtctctgtgaaaaatctatttcctctgctttctcccagtgctatctagaaacaaccaatcggagGCAGGAGGCAGGTTTTAGtactgtcaatcacaatctcatgtggtgctgctcatcctccctccccctcactgtgtgctatgctgcagctaacatagcctgttgtgaatgctcagtttagttagcatagctaccaatgacagcagataaacagttttcctgtaacaataagttgtttctccaccattagcacatttagcagtgagtgaatgatgttgattgacagcactaagaccctcctcctggttctgattggttgtttttggtcagaacggtgcatcaCTTTAGCTAGCAATAGTAattcagggaggaggtggaggagattgatttttttcacagattatctgtctcatagcaaactgtcacaacatggtgacaactttaacaaatatggagaaaacatatttttttattaaagttatatactgcatATGTTCGAATGAAATGCCACAACATAGTATCTTTTGAGAAGTCTTGATTGCTTCatatatattttgcacattGCCTGTGACTGTTGCTGGTGGggagaaacatttcagtaagctaaagctaataatataaaaaaaattaagcaacctATTTGCATACTATATGCAgactgttgcatgtaaaattcacaaGCAGTAAAATTGTTCTAGTATCAGActtggaccaaagaaagcaaggcagttgcaagcctttaaaatttgatgccttttatgggtcaaatagactcaagaAAGTGTAACAGCAGCTGTACAGGTGGGGCccaattaagtttttttgtcatggggccaGAGATTCCTGGTGGCGCCCCTGCATGTAGGTATTAACTCAGTGCAGTGCTTTTACTGGACCGAAACAAaccaaattccacagcacatctacatgttaaggttatcaaagtcaagctagcataactaaaattttgtaaattttaatatttacaaaattaaaattttttcctgaccttgttatctagttaTCTACAATTATTAGCAAAGCATtgcatccctttttcttttatatttcacacTTACGATTAAGATTCAGCACGTTttgttgacaacttgacagctaaaaccaatggtagtCATTAAGCGTTTTTTTGGCCCTCCGGCAGGGAGCTGGGATCCTGCGTGTGCAACGTAATGGTGCAGCGTGTCTATAGATCTGAATCATGGCCCAGTTAAAGGATTCATTCACTTACTCAGGGAGTATATAAAAACAACGGGTCAGgagaaaatgctttaaaatgccGTTTCAACTTACTCCAGCCTCACCTCAGCCCCCTACGCGCCATAAAAAACGTGCTCTGTACCTCATTAAATTACAAGAAGATCACATCAAATCGGAAGCATCTGGATGGCCTCGGGTCCAAAGTGAATTGATATTGTAGTTTGGGCAAAGCAGCTCCTCACGACAGAAAAGTGCCTAATGGGCTTCTTCTGGCTATTTCATAAGGCACTTTGCAATGAAACTTCTGACAGTCACATATTAAACTTCTTGCTGAGCTGTTTAATTTGTTCCTAAGAGCCAGCAGATTCCATTCCTTTAGGTCATGGCAGATTTCTGGCCAAGCTGCAGCGAGTCTCTGTAAATCCACAGAATACACAACAGACACAGTAAATACAAAGCCGACACGTTCGCTTTGTACCTTCTCGTGACATGACCGTAGCAGACTGCTGGAGTTAGATTATTGTAGCAAGAGATCGAGATCTGCAACATCAGCAGGGTGCAGgcggaaaaagaaaaactccaggAAGGAGAGAGGCAAACAGCGAGGAAATGCTTGGTAAGATCTCAGCTCTGTATTTGAGGAatttatggaaatgtttttgaaagtgtgtgtgtgtgtttttcctgtaAATGTCAAGAGGAGACTAAAAGTGTCAGTAACGAATTTAACTCATTTGCTTGGACAGTGTGGTTTGCTTGTGTGGAGGGATGACTAGCTGCGTTTGAATGAACAATATAATTACACAAGTTaagattttgaaaagaaattcgTTCAATGGAAAAACATGACAATTGATCGTTTTTAGATGAAGAAAAGTTTTTACACTAGAATGAGCTGGTTGTCTGCACCACggttagtttatttttgcaaaacctCGATGTCTGCAGTGGCGATATGGACACAAGgttttatcacgatatttgttATAAGATcgcaataaaacaaataaaatggtgaTAACGATATAAGCGATGATGTGAACTATTTAtcactcttttatttttatttttcgttAACTTGTATGGCTGTGATTGCATGGCACAGCATTCAtagctccacaaacacaaacactgctcCTAAAAATATTCCCATTTGTAATGATTGTAAGTGTGAATTGCGTTATTAATACgcacatttaatcatatttctaATTTACTGATGCTCTCATtgaacagtggagaaaataataaaaataatcccaaaaatatagttttgaaGGACTTTAAACATTAACTAGAATGTATTGTAACAACgataaatcaaaacttttaagAAATTGATCACGATAAATGACAAACGGTATGATAAATGCCCATCCCTATTGGATGCTGATCATATTTTCTAGAATGACAGACGATGGCCTTTGctgtttctttatatttatcatgctttggaaaaacattgaaataacttgcatcaataaaagttttacatagtaaaaacctgaaatgttcAAAGCACGCACTCCTGACATCTACTGTACAAACCGATCAAACTTAAACAACCTCCAAGTAAAACAGCCGGTGTTGCTGCAGAGGTGAGTCCGGCTGCAGAGATCTCCCGCTGCATGTTTCATTGATAATCTTTCTGCATCGATTGCTGGGAGACCTCTCAGACCTCAATCATAGCAGCAGGCAGAAGTGAGGAACCTTTACTGGGGTCAACGAAATGGCTAGAGGAAGACACGGCGTGTCTTATCTCACAAAGGCGCTGAGCCGTGAACGACtacaaaaggaagaaaggaggagACCAGCAGATTATTCAGCTGCATCTAGCTGTgcagcaaataataataatacaaaaaacttttcaaagcaGTACAGTTTGGTTACAAAatatactttgttttggtttaccCTGAGATCAACACGATGTTTTATTCAACATCCCACTGCCTCT
This window harbors:
- the htr2cl1 gene encoding 5-hydroxytryptamine (serotonin) receptor 2C, G protein-coupled-like 1 is translated as MGGPARALLGGFGTTTSSLEVGSQIGWPSNNPLDFNQTLAWGMGGGASAAAMSLGLGLDNSTTQESVTKSVIKEKNWPALLILVIIALTVGGNILVILAVSLEKKLQNATNFFLRSLAVADMLVGILVMPISLINILYDYAWPLPSALCPIWIYLDVLFSTASIMHLCAISLDRYVAIRNPIEHSRFNSRTKAMMKIAAVWTISIGVSMPIPVIGLHNEDKVFVNGSCVLNEERFMLIGSFVAFFIPLVIMVVTYCLTIQVLQRQATVFLYEAKSSSQQPLSAPAITLQPPPSPFHLPQINTLSPPNSQELKPPPLQGRRNTLSCLKGPEPSILLSASTSDSLSIIPSSEAASQLSSPAAGPGRSDASGCHGRRGMMQAIKNERRASKVLGIVFFLFLVMWCPFFITNVTFVLCHDSCNESLLHDLLNVFVWVGYISSGVNPLVYTLFNKTYRRAFSNYIRCQYKAGANAAGQGGKTLLTPQQCPSHAVTPLLMGGHDKAGVDRNSNCRNGSRGDNGRLTVDPEDTTDDGTQIGLVSQSLSECHNAGTLSETEPETEIEQELSLISYPPPREHTSSV